A portion of the Macaca mulatta isolate MMU2019108-1 chromosome 4, T2T-MMU8v2.0, whole genome shotgun sequence genome contains these proteins:
- the LOC719250 gene encoding class I histocompatibility antigen, Gogo-B*0101 alpha chain isoform X4, with protein sequence MMPGTVLLLLSGALALTETWAGECGVWREMASAGRSEGTAGGGAGPGEPRGEEGRAGLSLSSPPGSHSLRYFSTSVSRPGRGEPRFISVGYVDDTQFLRFDSDAASPRMEPQAPWVEQEGPEYWDRETRNAEGHAQTHRENLQTLLRYYNQSEAGSHTIQRVFGCDLGPDGRLLRGYNQHAYDGKDYIALNEDLRSWTAADTAAQNTQRKWEACGEAEEWSVYLEGECLEWLRRHLENGKETLQRADPPKTHVTHHPISDHEATLRCWALGFYPAEITLTWQRDGEDQTQDTELVETRPAGDGTFQKWAAVVVSSGEEQRYTCHVQHEGLLEPLTLRWEPSSQSAIPILGFVAGLAVLAFLVTGAVVTAVLWRRKSSGREGVRDAVFVLPQPATVTRALMCLSGIVKPETAALCETEMQDFFRPFLCDFKSIWQRHLNVSASLLA encoded by the exons ATGATGCCCGGAACCGTCCTCCTGCTGCTCTCGGGGGCCCTGGCCCTGACCGAGACCTGGGCCGGTGAGTGCGGGGTCTGGAGGGAAATGGCCTCTGCGGGGAGGAGCGAGGGGACCGCAGGTGGGGGCGCAGGACCCGGGGAGCCGCGCGGGGAGGAGGGTCGGGCGGGTCTCAGCCTCTCCTCGCCCCCAGGCTCGCACTCCTTGAGGTATTTCAGCACCTCCGTGTCCCGGCCCGGCCGCGGGGAGCCCCGCTTCATCTCCGTGGGCTACGTGGACGACACGCAGTTCCTGCGGTTCGACAGCGACGCCGCGAGTCCGAGGATGGAGCCGCAGGCGCCGTGGGTGGAGCAGGAGGGGCCGGAGTATTGGGACCGGGAGACGCGGAACGCCGAGGGCCACGCACAGACTCACCGAGAGAACCTGCAGACCCTGCTCCGCTACTACAACCAGAGCGAGGCCG GGTCTCACACCATCCAGAGGGTGTTTGGCTGCGACCTGGGGCCGGACGGGCGCCTCCTCCGCGGATATAACCAGCACGCCTACGATGGCAAGGATTACATTGCCCTGAACGAGGACCTGCGCTCCTGGACCGCGGCGGACACGGCGGCTCAGAACACCCAGCGCAAGTGGGAGGCGTGCGGTGAGGCGGAGGAGTGGAGCGTCTACCTGGAGGGCGAGTGCCTGGAGTGGCTCCGCAGACACCTGGAGAACGGGAAGGAGACGCTGCAGCGCGCGG ATCCCCCAAAGACACACGTGACCCACCACCCCATATCTGACCATGAGGCCACCCTGAGGTGCTGGGCCCTGGGCTTCTACCCTGCGGAGATCACACTGACCTGGCAGCGGGATGGGGAGGACCAAACTCAGGACACTGAGCTTGTGGAGACCAGGCCAGCAGGGGATGGAACCTTCCAGAAGTGGGCAGCTGTGGTGGTGTCTTCTGGAGAAGAGCAGAGATACACGTGCCATGTGCAGCACGAGGGGCTGCTGGAGCCCCTCACCCTGAGATGGG AGCCATCTTCCCAGTCCGCCATCCCCATCTTGGGCTTCGTTGCTGGCCTGGCTGTCCTAGCCTTTTTGGTCACTGGAGCTGTGGTCACTGCTGTGttgtggaggaggaagagctcAGGTAGGGAAGGGGTAAGGG ATGCTGTTTTTGTTCTACCCCAGCCAGCGACAGTGACCAGGGCTCTGATGTGTCTCTCAGGGATTGTAAAG CCTGAGACAGCTGCCTTGTGTGAGACTGAGATGCAAGATTTCTTCAGGCCTTTCCTTTGTGACTTCAAGAGCATCTGGCAAAGGCATCTGAATGTGTCTGCATCTCTATTAGCATAA
- the LOC719250 gene encoding class I histocompatibility antigen, Gogo-B*0101 alpha chain isoform X10 has protein sequence MMPGTVLLLLSGALALTETWAGECGVWREMASAGRSEGTAGGGAGPGEPRGEEGRAGLSLSSPPGSHSLRYFSTSVSRPGRGEPRFISVGYVDDTQFLRFDSDAASPRMEPQAPWVEQEGPEYWDRETRNAEGHAQTHRENLQTLLRYYNQSEAGSHTIQRVFGCDLGPDGRLLRGYNQHAYDGKDYIALNEDLRSWTAADTAAQNTQRKWEACGEAEEWSVYLEGECLEWLRRHLENGKETLQRADPPKTHVTHHPISDHEATLRCWALGFYPAEITLTWQRDGEDQTQDTELVETRPAGDGTFQKWAAVVVSSGEEQRYTCHVQHEGLLEPLTLRWGGKGGSYSQAVSSDSDQGSDVSLRDCKA, from the exons ATGATGCCCGGAACCGTCCTCCTGCTGCTCTCGGGGGCCCTGGCCCTGACCGAGACCTGGGCCGGTGAGTGCGGGGTCTGGAGGGAAATGGCCTCTGCGGGGAGGAGCGAGGGGACCGCAGGTGGGGGCGCAGGACCCGGGGAGCCGCGCGGGGAGGAGGGTCGGGCGGGTCTCAGCCTCTCCTCGCCCCCAGGCTCGCACTCCTTGAGGTATTTCAGCACCTCCGTGTCCCGGCCCGGCCGCGGGGAGCCCCGCTTCATCTCCGTGGGCTACGTGGACGACACGCAGTTCCTGCGGTTCGACAGCGACGCCGCGAGTCCGAGGATGGAGCCGCAGGCGCCGTGGGTGGAGCAGGAGGGGCCGGAGTATTGGGACCGGGAGACGCGGAACGCCGAGGGCCACGCACAGACTCACCGAGAGAACCTGCAGACCCTGCTCCGCTACTACAACCAGAGCGAGGCCG GGTCTCACACCATCCAGAGGGTGTTTGGCTGCGACCTGGGGCCGGACGGGCGCCTCCTCCGCGGATATAACCAGCACGCCTACGATGGCAAGGATTACATTGCCCTGAACGAGGACCTGCGCTCCTGGACCGCGGCGGACACGGCGGCTCAGAACACCCAGCGCAAGTGGGAGGCGTGCGGTGAGGCGGAGGAGTGGAGCGTCTACCTGGAGGGCGAGTGCCTGGAGTGGCTCCGCAGACACCTGGAGAACGGGAAGGAGACGCTGCAGCGCGCGG ATCCCCCAAAGACACACGTGACCCACCACCCCATATCTGACCATGAGGCCACCCTGAGGTGCTGGGCCCTGGGCTTCTACCCTGCGGAGATCACACTGACCTGGCAGCGGGATGGGGAGGACCAAACTCAGGACACTGAGCTTGTGGAGACCAGGCCAGCAGGGGATGGAACCTTCCAGAAGTGGGCAGCTGTGGTGGTGTCTTCTGGAGAAGAGCAGAGATACACGTGCCATGTGCAGCACGAGGGGCTGCTGGAGCCCCTCACCCTGAGATGGG GTGGAAAAGGAGGGAGTTACTCTCAGGCTGTGT CCAGCGACAGTGACCAGGGCTCTGATGTGTCTCTCAGGGATTGTAAAG CCTGA